Proteins encoded in a region of the Mycolicibacterium neoaurum genome:
- a CDS encoding NAD(P)/FAD-dependent oxidoreductase, with amino-acid sequence MTRTAVIGAGPCGLAQLHAFEQARLNGTDVGEVVCFEKQSDWGGLWNYTWRTGLDSHGDPVHGSMYRYLWSNGPKECLEFADYSFDEHFGGPIPSFPPREVLYDYIVGRAKKSSVRQYIRFDTAVRDVSFVDDAFTVTVESWDTGTGRLHTEIFDNVIVATGHFSTPFVPEYPGFETFPGRILHSHDFRDAVEFAGKDMLILGSSYSAEDIALQSLKYGAASITIAYRHAPMGFGWPAGITELPALHHLDGRTAHFADGTSRDVDAIVLCTGYRHHFPFIDPTLRLETVNNLYPAGLYKGIVWTGNPRLLYLGMQDQYYTFNMFDAQAFVARDVVLGTLMLPSAEAMAADVDMWLTTYAAVDSIPGQIDFQTDYVRDLMALTDYPAFDLDMVREHFLTWEHDKDESITGYRDKSFVSPCTGTAGPVPSTTWWEELDDSLARFLQR; translated from the coding sequence ATGACCCGAACCGCCGTGATCGGCGCAGGCCCGTGCGGCCTTGCCCAGCTGCACGCCTTCGAACAGGCTCGTCTGAACGGCACGGACGTCGGCGAGGTGGTGTGCTTCGAGAAACAGAGCGATTGGGGCGGCCTGTGGAACTACACCTGGCGTACCGGCCTGGATTCCCACGGCGATCCGGTGCACGGGAGCATGTACCGCTACCTGTGGTCGAACGGGCCCAAAGAATGCCTGGAATTCGCCGACTACAGCTTCGACGAGCACTTCGGTGGACCCATCCCGTCGTTTCCACCGCGTGAGGTGCTCTACGACTACATCGTCGGTCGTGCGAAGAAGAGCAGTGTGCGCCAGTACATCCGATTCGACACCGCGGTCCGCGACGTCTCCTTCGTCGACGATGCCTTCACCGTGACCGTCGAATCCTGGGACACCGGCACCGGCCGATTGCACACCGAGATCTTCGACAACGTCATCGTCGCCACCGGGCACTTCTCCACACCGTTCGTGCCGGAATACCCCGGCTTCGAGACCTTTCCGGGACGAATCCTGCACTCCCACGATTTCCGCGACGCCGTGGAGTTCGCCGGTAAGGACATGCTGATCCTGGGCAGCAGCTACTCCGCGGAGGACATTGCGCTGCAGTCGTTGAAATACGGTGCGGCATCGATCACCATCGCCTACCGACACGCCCCGATGGGATTCGGCTGGCCGGCGGGCATCACCGAGTTGCCGGCACTGCACCATCTCGACGGCCGCACCGCACACTTCGCCGATGGCACCAGTCGAGACGTCGATGCCATCGTGCTGTGCACCGGCTATCGGCACCATTTCCCGTTCATCGATCCGACGTTGCGCCTGGAAACCGTCAACAATCTGTATCCCGCCGGTCTGTACAAGGGCATCGTCTGGACCGGCAACCCGCGATTGCTGTACCTGGGCATGCAGGACCAGTACTACACGTTCAACATGTTCGACGCGCAGGCCTTCGTCGCGCGCGATGTGGTGCTGGGCACACTGATGCTCCCCTCGGCCGAAGCCATGGCCGCCGACGTCGACATGTGGCTGACCACATACGCAGCGGTGGACAGCATTCCGGGACAGATCGACTTCCAGACCGACTATGTGCGCGATCTGATGGCACTCACCGACTATCCGGCCTTCGACCTGGACATGGTGCGAGAGCACTTTCTGACCTGGGAGCACGACAAGGACGAGAGCATCACCGGCTACCGCGACAAGTCGTTCGTCTCGCCGTGCACCGGCACCGCGGGACCGGTACCGAGCACCACCTGGTGGGAGGAACTGGACGACAGCCTGGCTCGCTTCCTGCAACGCTAG
- the sepIVA gene encoding cell division protein SepIVA, with translation MYRVFEALDELSAIVEEARGVPMTAGCMVPRGDVLELLDDIKDAIPGELDDAQDVLDARDGMLNEAREHSQSMVATATAEADSLVNHARGEADRLLADAKAQADRMVAEARAHSERMVGEAREEAARIAATAKREYEATTGRAKSEADRLIENGNLSYEKAVQEGIKEQQRLVSQTEIVQTATAEATRLVDTAHAEADRLRGECDIYVDSKLAEFEDYLNGTLRSVSRGRHQLRTAAGTHDYATR, from the coding sequence GTGTACCGAGTTTTTGAGGCCCTTGACGAGCTGAGCGCGATCGTCGAAGAAGCGCGTGGTGTGCCGATGACGGCCGGGTGCATGGTGCCGCGCGGCGACGTGCTGGAACTGCTCGACGACATCAAGGATGCGATTCCCGGCGAGCTGGACGACGCCCAGGATGTGCTCGACGCCCGCGACGGCATGCTCAACGAGGCCCGCGAGCACTCCCAGTCGATGGTCGCCACCGCGACGGCCGAGGCCGACTCGCTGGTCAACCATGCCCGCGGTGAAGCCGACCGGCTGCTGGCCGATGCCAAGGCCCAGGCCGACCGAATGGTCGCCGAGGCGCGTGCGCACAGCGAGCGGATGGTCGGTGAGGCTCGCGAGGAGGCCGCGCGCATCGCGGCCACCGCCAAGCGTGAGTACGAGGCCACCACCGGACGCGCCAAGTCCGAGGCCGACCGTCTCATCGAGAACGGCAACCTGTCCTACGAGAAGGCCGTCCAGGAGGGCATCAAGGAGCAGCAACGCTTGGTGTCGCAGACCGAGATCGTGCAGACCGCGACCGCCGAGGCGACCCGGCTGGTCGACACCGCCCACGCCGAGGCCGACCGGCTGCGCGGCGAATGCGATATCTACGTCGACAGCAAGCTTGCCGAGTTCGAGGATTACCTCAACGGCACGCTGCGCTCGGTGAGCCGCGGCCGTCACCAGCTGCGTACCGCGGCCGGCACCCACGACTACGCCACGCGGTAA
- a CDS encoding ethanolamine utilization protein has product MTRTAPPIFQVTSGFWQTLPQMPDEQYPGTEGFIDDVYANPDGVPMCSGYFELRNTDAPLDYYYAYDEMKVVLEGEFRLENPDTGQVQIAGPKDAIFFPKGSRILFSTPDRALAFYVGYRSFAP; this is encoded by the coding sequence GTGACGCGCACCGCCCCACCCATCTTCCAGGTGACGTCCGGTTTCTGGCAGACACTGCCGCAGATGCCGGACGAGCAGTACCCCGGAACCGAAGGATTCATCGACGACGTCTACGCCAACCCCGATGGCGTGCCGATGTGCTCGGGCTACTTCGAACTACGCAATACCGATGCGCCGCTGGACTATTACTACGCCTACGACGAGATGAAGGTCGTCCTGGAGGGCGAGTTCCGATTGGAGAACCCGGATACCGGGCAGGTGCAGATCGCTGGTCCCAAGGACGCCATCTTCTTCCCGAAGGGCTCGCGGATCCTGTTCTCCACGCCGGATCGCGCCCTGGCCTTCTACGTCGGCTACCGGTCGTTCGCGCCCTGA
- the rnc gene encoding ribonuclease III, with the protein MTAEHEALSEALGVQLPSDLLTIALTHRSYSYENGGLPTNERLEFLGDAVLGLTITEELYHRHPDRPEGDLAKLRASIVNTQALADVGRKLGLGQHLLLGKGEESSGGADKSSILADGVESLLGAIYLEFGTVTARDVILQLFSELLDTAPTLGAGLDWKSSLQELTVARGLGPPAYTVTAQGPDHDKEFTAVVTLAEREYGRGVGRTKKEAELKAAAAAWSALDAAGTDETDGAGTP; encoded by the coding sequence GTGACGGCTGAGCACGAGGCGCTGAGCGAGGCGCTGGGTGTGCAGCTACCGTCCGATCTGCTCACCATCGCGCTCACCCACCGCAGCTACTCCTACGAGAACGGTGGCCTGCCGACCAACGAGCGCCTGGAGTTCCTCGGTGACGCGGTGCTGGGCCTGACCATCACCGAAGAGCTCTACCATCGCCATCCCGATCGCCCCGAGGGTGACCTGGCCAAGCTGCGTGCCAGCATCGTCAACACCCAGGCACTGGCCGACGTGGGGCGCAAGCTCGGGCTGGGCCAACACCTGCTGTTGGGCAAGGGGGAGGAGAGCTCGGGCGGCGCCGACAAATCCAGCATTCTGGCCGACGGTGTCGAATCACTCTTGGGCGCAATCTATCTCGAATTCGGCACTGTCACCGCCCGTGACGTGATCCTGCAACTGTTCAGCGAACTACTCGACACCGCACCGACGCTGGGCGCGGGTCTGGACTGGAAGTCCAGCCTGCAGGAACTCACCGTGGCGCGCGGGCTCGGACCGCCCGCCTACACCGTCACGGCACAGGGCCCGGATCACGACAAGGAATTCACCGCGGTGGTGACACTGGCCGAGCGCGAATACGGCCGGGGTGTGGGCCGAACCAAGAAGGAAGCCGAGCTCAAAGCGGCTGCGGCGGCATGGAGCGCGCTGGACGCCGCCGGAACCGACGAGACCGACGGTGCCGGAACTCCCTGA
- the mutM gene encoding bifunctional DNA-formamidopyrimidine glycosylase/DNA-(apurinic or apyrimidinic site) lyase, whose protein sequence is MPELPEVEVVRRGLDAHVLGRTIADVQVLHPRAARRHLAGSLDLTARLRGTQITGTGRRGKYLWLTVSSGDAIVVHLGMSGQMLIGAVPNPTHLRIATTFTDGTSMNFVDQRTFGGWMLADLVTIDGTEIPEPVAHIARDPLDPAFDRDGVVTVLRRKHSEIKRQLLDQTVVSGIGNIYADEALWRAKVNGARLASALTRRQLAEILDAATEVMTGALGQGGTSFDSLYVNVNGESGYFDRSLEAYGRVDEPCRRCGAPMQRDKFMNRSSFYCPKCQPRPRVRRTASAG, encoded by the coding sequence GTGCCGGAACTCCCTGAGGTCGAGGTGGTGCGGCGCGGTCTGGACGCGCACGTGCTCGGCCGCACCATCGCCGATGTCCAGGTGCTGCACCCGCGCGCCGCCCGCCGGCATCTGGCCGGGTCGCTGGATCTGACCGCGCGCCTGCGCGGCACCCAGATCACCGGGACCGGGCGCCGCGGCAAGTACCTCTGGTTGACGGTGAGCAGCGGCGACGCCATCGTCGTGCACCTGGGGATGAGCGGGCAGATGCTCATCGGTGCGGTGCCCAACCCCACCCACCTACGCATCGCGACCACCTTCACCGACGGCACGTCGATGAACTTCGTCGACCAGCGCACCTTCGGTGGTTGGATGCTGGCCGACCTGGTGACCATCGATGGCACCGAGATCCCGGAGCCGGTGGCGCACATCGCCAGGGATCCGCTGGACCCGGCGTTCGACCGCGACGGTGTCGTCACGGTGTTGCGGCGCAAGCATTCCGAGATCAAACGCCAGCTTCTGGATCAGACGGTGGTGTCCGGGATCGGCAACATCTATGCCGACGAAGCGCTGTGGCGGGCGAAGGTCAACGGCGCACGACTGGCCTCGGCGCTGACACGCCGTCAACTCGCCGAGATTCTCGATGCGGCCACCGAGGTGATGACGGGCGCCCTCGGTCAGGGCGGCACATCGTTTGATTCGCTGTATGTCAACGTCAACGGTGAATCCGGATACTTCGACCGGTCGCTGGAGGCCTACGGCCGGGTGGACGAACCGTGCCGGCGTTGCGGTGCGCCGATGCAACGTGACAAGTTCATGAATCGCTCGTCGTTCTATTGCCCGAAATGCCAACCACGGCCACGGGTTCGGCGTACCGCTAGCGCTGGTTGA
- a CDS encoding DUF1989 domain-containing protein → MIERFRVGPGSVTALTVAGGDRFEIIDRHGRQPAELTVLSADPRAVAGAMPDAPATVLRRLVAGPDEDGYAAGRILTLLDGDQRDARATRLFDSASPPGARHAFSVNADAVVLVAAPASPMDLGSDNPNPPSELLLEVRRAQPRPTTAYEPPAPLAEPLWDMRIDASTASAYPIRAGQFIQIIDVQGKQCSDFLAFDARGLDEGREYGLDATTTRTIGGGAYPQPGLFGKFFDGRGRPLVEVVRDTVGRHDTFALACTAKYYADAGYPGHVNCTDNFNNALAHHGVAPKTGWPALNLFYNTSFDAAHQLTSDEPWSRPGDYVLLRAATDLVCASSACPDDIDPANGWSPTDIHVRIYDSTRRFSVAVGRRLTPDTEPVLTQPSAFDTRTRALTSNFTEYQGYWLPNSFDAHGPHQEYWACRERAAVMDLSALRKFEVLGPDAEALLQTTLTRNIRKLSRGQVVYSAMCNEAGGVVDDCTIFRLGDNNFRFVGGDPHDGLWLRTQARLLGLDKVWIKDSTDQMHNIAVQGPAARDVLAASIWSPPTQPALAELGWFRFLIGRLDGPDGPPVVVSRTGYTGELGYELWVHPDNAAPLWDTVWRAGGPYGLAPLGLEALEMLRVEAGLVAAGHEFDHQTDPYEAGIGFTVPLQSKADDFIGRDALMERKAHPQRALVGLVLDSNETASHGDCVYAGRAEVGVVTSAVRSPVLAASIAMCRIAVQYSRPGAAVEVGKLDGHLKRIPATVTTLPFYDPDKTRPRS, encoded by the coding sequence ATGATCGAACGCTTCCGGGTGGGCCCTGGGTCGGTCACAGCGTTGACCGTGGCCGGCGGCGACCGGTTCGAGATCATCGATCGGCACGGTCGGCAGCCTGCAGAGCTCACGGTGCTCTCCGCCGATCCGCGGGCCGTCGCCGGGGCGATGCCGGACGCACCGGCCACCGTCCTGCGGCGGTTGGTCGCCGGCCCCGACGAGGATGGTTACGCGGCCGGTCGCATCCTGACGCTGCTGGACGGCGACCAGCGTGACGCACGTGCCACCCGGTTGTTCGACTCCGCCTCCCCACCCGGCGCCCGGCACGCCTTCTCCGTCAACGCCGACGCCGTGGTCCTGGTGGCGGCCCCCGCGTCGCCGATGGATCTGGGCAGCGACAACCCCAACCCACCTTCCGAGCTGCTGCTGGAAGTCCGACGCGCGCAGCCCAGACCGACCACCGCGTACGAACCGCCCGCACCATTGGCAGAGCCGTTGTGGGACATGCGCATCGATGCCTCGACGGCATCGGCCTACCCGATCCGGGCCGGGCAGTTCATTCAGATCATCGATGTGCAGGGCAAGCAGTGCTCGGATTTCCTGGCCTTCGACGCCCGCGGCCTCGACGAGGGGCGAGAATACGGGCTTGACGCCACCACCACCCGCACAATCGGTGGTGGCGCCTACCCCCAGCCCGGGCTGTTCGGGAAGTTCTTCGATGGACGCGGCCGGCCGCTTGTCGAGGTCGTCCGCGACACCGTCGGCCGCCACGACACCTTCGCGCTGGCGTGCACGGCCAAATATTACGCCGACGCCGGTTACCCGGGTCACGTCAACTGCACCGACAACTTCAACAACGCCTTGGCTCATCACGGGGTGGCCCCCAAGACCGGGTGGCCGGCGCTGAACCTGTTCTACAACACCAGTTTCGACGCGGCGCACCAGTTGACCTCCGACGAACCCTGGTCCAGGCCCGGTGATTACGTGCTGCTACGGGCCGCCACCGACCTGGTGTGCGCCTCGTCGGCATGTCCCGACGATATCGACCCGGCCAACGGCTGGTCGCCCACCGACATCCACGTGCGCATCTACGACTCGACCAGGAGGTTCTCTGTGGCGGTGGGTCGCCGGCTGACCCCGGACACCGAACCGGTGCTGACACAACCCAGCGCCTTCGACACCCGGACCAGGGCATTGACCTCCAACTTCACCGAATACCAGGGCTATTGGCTACCGAACAGCTTCGACGCCCACGGCCCACACCAGGAGTACTGGGCTTGCCGGGAACGTGCCGCGGTGATGGATCTCTCGGCGCTGCGCAAGTTCGAGGTCTTGGGTCCTGACGCCGAAGCCCTGCTGCAGACGACGCTGACCCGCAATATCCGCAAGCTGTCCCGCGGCCAGGTGGTGTACTCGGCAATGTGCAACGAGGCCGGTGGAGTTGTCGACGACTGCACAATCTTCCGGCTGGGTGACAACAACTTCCGATTCGTCGGTGGTGATCCGCACGACGGGCTCTGGTTGCGCACGCAGGCCCGGCTGCTCGGCCTCGACAAGGTCTGGATCAAGGACTCCACCGACCAGATGCACAACATCGCGGTGCAGGGTCCCGCGGCGCGGGACGTGCTGGCGGCATCGATCTGGTCCCCACCCACCCAGCCGGCGCTCGCGGAGCTGGGCTGGTTCCGTTTCCTGATCGGTCGGCTCGACGGGCCCGACGGACCGCCGGTGGTCGTCTCGCGCACCGGCTACACCGGCGAGTTGGGTTACGAACTATGGGTTCACCCTGACAACGCCGCGCCATTGTGGGACACGGTGTGGCGGGCCGGCGGCCCGTACGGGTTGGCCCCGCTGGGGTTGGAGGCGCTGGAAATGCTGCGGGTCGAAGCGGGTCTGGTGGCCGCCGGTCATGAATTCGACCATCAGACCGACCCGTACGAGGCGGGGATCGGATTCACCGTCCCGTTGCAGAGCAAGGCCGATGACTTCATCGGCCGGGATGCACTGATGGAGCGCAAGGCACACCCGCAGCGCGCACTTGTCGGCCTCGTCCTCGACAGCAACGAGACGGCCTCCCACGGCGACTGCGTCTACGCCGGGCGAGCAGAGGTCGGCGTGGTCACCAGTGCCGTCCGGTCTCCTGTCCTGGCCGCCAGCATCGCGATGTGCCGCATCGCCGTTCAATACTCCCGTCCCGGTGCCGCGGTGGAGGTCGGCAAGCTCGACGGCCATCTCAAGCGCATTCCTGCCACCGTCACGACCCTGCCGTTCTACGACCCCGACAAGACCCGCCCACGCTCGTGA
- a CDS encoding DUF177 domain-containing protein, translating into MSAKSPLAIDISRLGRRPGSLMELHETVPAPSRIGLDLIRIEQGAPLELDLRIESVSEGALVTGTVSAPTNGECVRCLEPVEGHVSIDITELFAYPGSATEETTEEDEVGHVVDDRVDIEQTIVDAVGLVLPFTPLCRDDCAGLCPDCGIVLATAEPGHQHEKIDPRWAKLAALRDEVGDSSDG; encoded by the coding sequence ATGTCCGCCAAGAGTCCGCTCGCGATCGACATCTCGCGCCTGGGTCGTCGTCCGGGCTCGTTGATGGAGCTTCACGAGACGGTGCCCGCACCGTCACGTATCGGTCTTGACCTGATCCGGATCGAGCAGGGTGCCCCGCTGGAGCTCGATCTGCGCATCGAGTCGGTGTCCGAAGGTGCGCTGGTGACCGGAACGGTCTCGGCGCCCACCAACGGTGAATGCGTACGGTGCCTGGAGCCCGTCGAAGGTCATGTCAGCATCGACATCACCGAACTGTTCGCCTACCCGGGCAGCGCGACCGAGGAGACCACCGAGGAAGACGAGGTGGGACACGTCGTCGATGACCGGGTGGACATCGAGCAGACGATCGTCGACGCCGTCGGACTGGTCCTGCCCTTCACCCCGCTGTGCCGCGACGATTGCGCGGGGCTGTGCCCGGACTGCGGCATCGTGCTCGCCACCGCCGAGCCCGGGCATCAGCACGAAAAGATCGACCCGCGCTGGGCCAAACTCGCCGCACTGCGCGACGAGGTCGGAGACAGCAGTGACGGCTGA
- the rsmD gene encoding 16S rRNA (guanine(966)-N(2))-methyltransferase RsmD, with the protein MTRIIAGAYGGRRISVPASGTRPTTDRVRESLFSVLTARLDFDGIGVLDLYAGSGALGLEALSRGASSALFVESDRRAAAVIEANIDALGARGAAVRRAPVDKVVQSKGRLIDLVFADPPYEVSTAAVEKVLSALHANGWVRSGALAVIERPAGAAALTWPSGWEADDERRYGDTRLEFGVIA; encoded by the coding sequence CTGACCCGGATCATCGCCGGAGCCTACGGTGGGCGCCGAATCTCGGTGCCCGCCAGTGGAACTCGGCCGACCACCGACCGGGTGCGCGAGTCGCTGTTCAGCGTGCTCACCGCTCGGCTGGATTTCGACGGTATCGGGGTGCTGGATCTGTACGCCGGTTCCGGAGCCCTGGGCCTGGAGGCGCTGTCCCGCGGTGCGTCCTCGGCGCTGTTCGTGGAGTCGGATCGGCGGGCCGCTGCGGTGATCGAAGCGAACATCGACGCGCTCGGAGCCCGCGGGGCCGCAGTGCGTCGCGCCCCCGTGGACAAGGTCGTGCAATCCAAGGGCCGGCTCATCGATCTGGTGTTCGCCGACCCGCCCTACGAGGTGAGCACCGCCGCCGTGGAGAAGGTGCTGAGTGCTCTGCACGCCAATGGCTGGGTGCGTTCCGGTGCCCTCGCGGTGATCGAACGACCTGCCGGGGCGGCAGCACTGACCTGGCCGAGCGGCTGGGAAGCCGATGACGAGCGTCGCTACGGTGACACCCGGCTGGAGTTCGGGGTCATCGCGTAG
- a CDS encoding SfnB family sulfur acquisition oxidoreductase produces the protein MVGAPATRITGSDHALTVAAELSASFAEGAAARDAQRELPHAQVQALKDSGLLALSVPVEYGGIAAPAAVLAEVFRLLAHGDPSLAQIPHSHFTFLEALRLQGGDAQRAFFYEKVLGGALFANAQSERGPHPIDVDATTLTRDGDDYVLRGRKYYSTGALFADWVIVRASLPDSPGETPTSSTPKALAFIAADTEGLQVVDDWDGMGQRTTASGTVTLDEVRVPTSQVVPFTPIFSRPTTYGARAQLLHAALDVGIATAALAEGVRQSVKARPHFEAGVDSATDDPTVVQIAGELTVTVRGAQALLGEAARAVDAAAADLDEDSSAAASVAVAVAKVAATRASLDASSTLFELGGTRSASGAANLSRYWRDARTHTLHDATRWKVQHIGRYTLSGTKPPRHGQL, from the coding sequence ATTGTCGGCGCACCGGCCACCCGGATCACCGGCTCCGACCACGCGCTGACGGTGGCCGCCGAACTGTCCGCGTCGTTCGCCGAAGGGGCCGCGGCCCGGGACGCTCAGCGGGAGCTGCCGCACGCTCAGGTGCAGGCCCTCAAGGACTCCGGCCTATTGGCGTTGTCGGTGCCGGTCGAGTACGGCGGGATTGCCGCCCCGGCCGCGGTGCTCGCCGAGGTGTTCCGGCTGCTGGCCCACGGCGACCCATCACTGGCCCAGATCCCCCACTCGCACTTCACCTTCCTCGAAGCGCTGCGCTTACAGGGTGGCGATGCCCAGCGTGCGTTCTTCTACGAGAAGGTGCTCGGTGGGGCACTTTTCGCCAACGCCCAGTCCGAAAGGGGTCCACATCCGATCGACGTGGACGCGACCACCCTGACCCGCGATGGGGACGATTATGTGCTCCGTGGCCGCAAGTACTACTCGACCGGCGCGCTGTTCGCCGACTGGGTGATCGTGCGGGCGTCACTGCCCGACAGTCCCGGTGAGACACCGACCTCGTCGACCCCGAAAGCGTTGGCGTTCATCGCCGCCGATACCGAGGGCCTGCAGGTCGTCGACGACTGGGACGGGATGGGCCAACGCACCACCGCATCGGGGACAGTCACCCTCGATGAGGTGCGCGTGCCGACATCACAGGTGGTGCCGTTCACCCCGATCTTTTCCCGGCCTACCACTTACGGTGCACGCGCACAGTTGCTGCATGCCGCACTCGATGTCGGTATCGCCACTGCCGCCCTGGCCGAGGGCGTTCGGCAATCCGTCAAGGCCCGGCCACATTTCGAGGCCGGCGTGGACAGCGCGACCGATGATCCGACGGTCGTGCAGATCGCCGGAGAGTTGACGGTGACGGTGCGTGGCGCTCAAGCGCTACTGGGCGAGGCCGCCCGTGCGGTTGATGCGGCAGCCGCCGACCTCGACGAGGACAGTTCCGCGGCGGCCTCGGTTGCCGTCGCGGTCGCGAAGGTGGCAGCGACCCGCGCCTCGCTCGACGCGTCGAGCACGCTGTTCGAACTCGGCGGGACCCGCAGCGCCTCAGGTGCGGCCAACCTGTCCCGCTATTGGCGCGATGCGCGCACCCACACCCTGCACGATGCGACCCGCTGGAAGGTGCAACACATCGGCCGCTACACGCTGTCGGGCACGAAGCCGCCCCGGCACGGGCAGCTCTGA
- the coaD gene encoding pantetheine-phosphate adenylyltransferase — MSGAVCPGSFDPVTLGHVDIFERAAAQFDEVVVAVLVNPNKKGMFTAAERIELIEASTTHLPNLRVESGSGLVVDFVKERGLTAIVKGLRSSTDFEYELQMAQMNKHVAEVDTFFVATTPAYSFVSSSLAKEVAALGGDVSDLLPEPVNARLRDKLKK; from the coding sequence ATGAGCGGCGCTGTATGTCCCGGATCCTTCGACCCCGTCACCCTCGGCCATGTCGACATCTTCGAACGGGCGGCCGCCCAGTTCGACGAGGTCGTGGTGGCGGTGCTGGTGAACCCAAACAAGAAGGGCATGTTCACCGCGGCCGAACGCATCGAGCTGATCGAGGCCTCGACGACGCATCTGCCCAACCTGCGGGTCGAGTCCGGGTCCGGACTGGTGGTCGATTTCGTGAAGGAGCGCGGGCTGACGGCCATCGTCAAGGGCCTTCGCTCGAGCACCGACTTCGAATACGAGTTGCAGATGGCGCAGATGAACAAGCACGTGGCAGAAGTCGACACGTTCTTCGTCGCGACCACGCCGGCGTACTCCTTCGTGTCGTCGTCGCTGGCCAAGGAGGTCGCCGCGCTCGGCGGTGACGTCAGTGACCTGTTGCCCGAACCGGTCAATGCGCGGCTGCGGGACAAGCTCAAGAAGTAG
- a CDS encoding LLM class flavin-dependent oxidoreductase, which translates to MTVKLHWFLPTYGDSRLIVGGGHGTPAGAASGDRDASIDYLASIVRAAERFDFTGALIPTGAWCEDAFITAALLARETTSLAFLVAFRPGLVSPTLSAQMAATFARHAPGRILLNVVVGGEAHEQRSFGDHLDKDARYHRADEFLDVVRRLWAGETVTRKGSYIDVEEAALALPPNPIPPLYFGGSSKAAGPVAARHADVYLTWGEPPAAVADKIAWIRAEAEKEGRRVRFGIRLHTISRDTSAEAWAQADKLVAALDEETVANAQAGLARSQSEGQKRMLALHESNRTNGTWSDARSLEIAPNLWSGVGLVRGGAGTALVGSHTEVADRIAEYAAIGIDEFIFSGYPHLEELFWFGEGVVPILRRRGLFNSGSDEAPSVAIPFVGAR; encoded by the coding sequence GTGACCGTGAAGTTGCATTGGTTTCTGCCCACCTACGGCGACAGCCGACTGATCGTCGGGGGTGGTCACGGCACCCCGGCCGGTGCCGCGAGCGGTGACCGGGACGCCTCGATCGACTATCTGGCCTCGATTGTGCGGGCAGCGGAACGCTTCGACTTCACCGGAGCGCTGATCCCGACCGGAGCATGGTGCGAGGACGCCTTCATCACCGCCGCCCTGCTGGCCCGCGAGACGACCTCGCTGGCGTTTCTGGTCGCGTTCCGGCCGGGTCTGGTCAGCCCAACCCTGTCGGCCCAGATGGCGGCCACCTTTGCCCGGCACGCACCGGGACGGATTCTGCTCAATGTCGTCGTCGGCGGCGAGGCCCACGAGCAGCGTTCCTTCGGCGACCACCTGGACAAGGACGCGCGCTATCACCGCGCCGACGAGTTCCTCGACGTGGTGCGCCGGTTGTGGGCCGGTGAGACCGTCACCCGCAAGGGCTCCTACATCGATGTCGAGGAGGCGGCCCTGGCATTACCGCCGAACCCGATCCCGCCGCTGTACTTCGGCGGCAGCTCGAAGGCCGCCGGCCCTGTTGCCGCGCGTCATGCCGATGTGTATCTCACCTGGGGTGAACCGCCGGCCGCGGTGGCCGACAAGATCGCCTGGATTCGCGCGGAGGCCGAGAAGGAGGGCAGGAGGGTGCGCTTCGGGATCCGGCTACACACGATCTCGCGTGATACCTCCGCCGAGGCATGGGCGCAGGCCGACAAACTGGTCGCCGCGCTCGACGAGGAGACGGTGGCGAACGCACAGGCAGGTTTGGCCCGGAGCCAGTCCGAGGGGCAGAAGCGGATGCTGGCTCTGCACGAGAGCAATCGGACCAACGGAACCTGGAGTGATGCAAGGAGTCTGGAGATCGCACCGAACCTCTGGTCGGGCGTGGGCCTGGTGCGCGGCGGGGCCGGAACGGCCCTGGTGGGCAGTCACACCGAGGTGGCCGATCGCATCGCCGAGTACGCCGCCATCGGTATCGACGAGTTCATCTTCTCCGGTTACCCGCATCTGGAGGAGCTGTTCTGGTTCGGCGAGGGCGTGGTGCCGATCCTGCGTCGTCGCGGGTTGTTCAATTCCGGCTCCGACGAGGCGCCGAGTGTGGCAATCCCGTTCGTGGGCGCGCGCTGA